CGAAAGGGTGATGATCCTCAGGTCGGGACGCCGCGCCAGCGCCCGCTCGGTGGCCTGCGCGCCGTCGATACCGGGCATGGCGAAATCCATGAAAACGATGTCGGCCTCCAACTCCGGCAGCATGGCGAGGAACTCCTCGCCGCTGGCCGCCTCGCCCACCACGCGGCACCCGGCGCAATGCTCCAGCAGCCCCCTGAGCCCGTTGCGGAAAAGCGAATGGTCGTCTACAAGTACTATCGTGCGTTCCATATCATTTGCGTTTGCGGCGGCGAAGCCTCTGCGATGCCTGCTCCTCCTGCGTATTGACACGGATCGCGGCGCGCATCCCCCGGCCCTTGGCGCTGGCGATGTCGAACACGCCGCCCAGCGAATTGATGCGCGACGAGATGTTCGAAAGCCCCATGCCGCAGTCCATCATGGCCTGCGGATTGAACCCCCGCCCGTCGTCCGTATAGTCCAGTGCCAGTTCCGTCCCGTTCTGCGACAGCGAAAGGTTGATCGACGAACATGCGGCGTGCTTGAGCGAATTGTTGATCAGCTCGCAGATCACCCGGTAGAGGATCACCTCGACGTCCGTATCGAACCGCTCCGCACGGAGGTTGGTCGTGAAGCGGATTTTCACGTCGTGCATCGCGGCGCTCTTGTCGATGAAGTTCTGCACGCCCCGCGCCAGCCCGAAATCGTTGAGCACGTGGGGCGAAAGGTTGTTCGAAATCTCGCGCAGCGAACGGATCGCCTCGTCGATCACATAGGTCGTATTGTCGATGATCTCCTTCTGCTCGGGGCTGCGTTCGTCGCGTGCCAGTGCCGAAAGCGACATCCTCGCCGACGAGAGCAGCGGCCCCAGCCCGTCGTGCAGTTCCTTCGAGAAACGCGAACGCGCCTTCTCCTCGGTGCGGAGCACGGCCGTGAGGATGCGTTTGTTGAGCAATTGCCGCTGGCGGTTGAGCCTGCCGATGTACTTGAAGAGCTTGTGGGCGTACATCACGCCGATCGACAGACAGATCGAGATCACGATCCCCAGATAGGCGAACCACCACCGGGGGACATACTGCCCGCTGGCCATCAGCAGCTGCACGAACCGCTCGACCGAGAGCAGCGAAAAGCCCACGATGAAGAGAATCCATACCGAATTGTACTTGGTAGCCCGCACCAGTTTGAGGGCATATGCCGTCGCGACCGACTGGATGAGGATGGCGATGACAAGCAGTATCTTAATCAACATAGGCGTCCCGGTTTTTTACAAATATAGTATTATTCCAGCACATTGGCAAGGGCTGCGAGCTGGCGGTAATCCGTCAGGTCGACCTGCACCGGCACGACCGAAACATAGCCGTGCGCGAGCGCCCACTCGTCGGTATCCTCCGCCCCGGGCTCGCCGTTGACGAAATCGCCCGTGAGCCAGAAATACGCACGGCCCCGCGGGTCTTCGTGGCGGTAAAACTCCTCGCGCCAGAACCCGCGGTTCTGGCGGCAGAGGCGGATGCCGT
This Alistipes onderdonkii DNA region includes the following protein-coding sequences:
- a CDS encoding sensor histidine kinase yields the protein MLIKILLVIAILIQSVATAYALKLVRATKYNSVWILFIVGFSLLSVERFVQLLMASGQYVPRWWFAYLGIVISICLSIGVMYAHKLFKYIGRLNRQRQLLNKRILTAVLRTEEKARSRFSKELHDGLGPLLSSARMSLSALARDERSPEQKEIIDNTTYVIDEAIRSLREISNNLSPHVLNDFGLARGVQNFIDKSAAMHDVKIRFTTNLRAERFDTDVEVILYRVICELINNSLKHAACSSINLSLSQNGTELALDYTDDGRGFNPQAMMDCGMGLSNISSRINSLGGVFDIASAKGRGMRAAIRVNTQEEQASQRLRRRKRK